From Podospora bellae-mahoneyi strain CBS 112042 chromosome 5, whole genome shotgun sequence:
aattaattatattttctatattatataactttaataaaaaagtttaCGTGaatagcttaataatatattaaataatagcctcctcttcggattaAGTAAGGTTTTCGATTTAAACGTAGTATCGCGTCGTATAGGCCGGCCAGCGCGTTAGTATCTGAGCGTACTACGATCgacgttatatattttagCTATaactaatatatttaaatttttattatttcgaAGAGCCTTAAGGGCTAAGAATATATGGGCTTCCTTTGAAGTAAATAGCATTTTAGAATATTAAGAAaatgaggtgttgaggttaAGGTTACGCGTCGCgtgaaaaaggtggtcgctcgcttatattagtcgctcgcttataatatacgttagcGTAAACGCTTATCTTTCAACAACTAGTGACTCCGATCATGTGAATCACCCACTGGGCTGACTCGCAGGAAAGATAAATACTTCTCCCGACGCACATGCAACTGAGTAgaccacaaccatcatcaccaactgcCACCCCATGGCGAACTATGACCGTCTGATGTTGTATCTCTCTTTTTCTATCTATGCACAAAGTAAGTCTTGCCATATATACATCCGAACAGACAACCTCATACTTGCCAATGAGCAAAAGGCGCTTCAATGTTCACCAGTCCCAGTGCTGTTCCTCCGTCCTGGTGGAACTTTCCTAATGGCTATTGTATCATGGGTACTTGTACACCCCCGCCTTCCTATCCACCGCCTTGGAGAAAATCCTCCCAAGCTCGCAGTCTCCTCTCTCCATGTTGACGTAAGTGGGAGCATAGATGCGCCACGACCTGGCAGttccaacagcaccaccaggcAGCGTAACCAAGCAAGCCATCCACCAGTGTGTCGTGGCATCCTCTCGGGTCCATGTGAACAGTCCGTTCTCGTAGACCTTGACGTTTTGACCGGCGAACTCCTTCCCAGGGATAGTGGCGTTCCAGAGCGAAGCGTTACCGGCGAGAGCTTCGGTATATCGTAGGATACCGTCGGTTGGGTTGATGTACCAGTACTGGTGGCCGGGAACGTCGGAAGCCTGTATCATTGTGTTAGAATCGTTCCTCAGTTTGGAATATCAAGGAACAACAGACCATTTGCCCACCAGGAAGCAGCACCGTCGAGTTCTGGTAGGTCCCGCAGTTTGTGCCACCGGCCGCAGTGCAAGCATGGCACTCTCTAGCCTTGGCACCCACAGCAAGGTATCTCCCGCAGGCCTTGACGTTCAGGTTCTGGAAAGTCTTGCGCACGCCTGAAAACGTAAGGGTGAAGGGGCTCGTCGCTTCAGGCAGATCCTTGATCGTTTCGTCTTCACATGAGTACTGCTCTGGCGAGTAGCAGCCCCCACCGCAGGGCTTGGTCGGCAAGCTGAACGTAATCGGGCAGAGTGTCTTATTGTCGTAGCAGGCGTACTCGGATGGGTAGTAGCTCGCTTGGCCACACTTTGCTTGCTCTTCACCAAGTATTGACGTGGCGAGGAAGCTAGTGGCAAGTGCCAGGACGGCCACGACGCGCTTGACGGCCATACTGACTGGCTTGGGTGTGACGGGAGGGAAAAAACGCTTGCGGTGGCAGGTTAAGCTTTGGGCAGTGGTGCTTGGCCATGACTTGATATACGTCTGGAGATCGTCGTGCAGGGAGTTATCTCCGTCATGTTTGCTGCCGGTTCCATATTGAACAATCTCGGCTGATGCAGGTCCAGACGGACCAGCCGGGTCCGATGGTTCGGCGCGGATCGATTTGCGAGGTACTGGCGATGGATGGGCCCGACGGATAAATAGGGCTGATATAAACACACTTTGTGACGTTCCATGTCGACCCGCTCTCGGAACATGATGCGCTTACTCCCGACGATAATTTTATCTCGGACCTCTGGACGTGTTCaggtgatgttgaggaaaTGGAATGCGTCGAAGTGAGGCGTGGCTTGCTTCGCGGAATTTCGAATGAGCACCCATATACCTAGGTGCTACTGGGACGTGGTGACAAACATGGAGATGGGCACTCGTGGGTCTATACAATACCATTTAAGCTTTCAGTCCCAGCTTTACCTGTTCCTATCCCAGCTTTATTTTTTTCATATCCCAGCAGTTGCAGTCGTGTAATCTAGCATTAAAGCCTTATAATCCAACCATCGCAAAGTTTAGAGCCAATCATATTCTGCGCAAACTCGAAGCTCTTTATATTGAAGATCCTCAGAACGATTGCGTGTACCGATGCAACGCTGAGTAAGACAGAGGCAGCCAGTGCAGCTGAAGTTGATTCGGGAATCAGGAAGGTGGCATGGTGAGGCAGTGAAGTCTGCCTGGTCAAAAAACCACAACTCGGGCAGGAAATAGTATTCTCAAGTTTCATCCATTGCCAAAATATCTTCAGATGTGCGATGCTTTTCACATTGAATTGGTTTGATGGAGCCTGACAAGCTTTGCTGTCGTTGCCAAAAGCTCGACCTTAACCCACTCTTTTCCCAAGCACCTTCCCATGGAGAAGTTGTCCCACTGGTCTTTGTGGGGCAATATGTCTCTCGTGCCTGCGCATTGTGTCGACTTTTTGAAAATTACTGCGCTGGCAATGGCATGGGATCCGGCACCTTGATCTCTGCCTCCTGGAAATACCTTTCAAATTACGGCTGGAAGGAACCTGACGATGTCTTCGACTTCAGGAGACTCGGCATTCTGCCTGAAGTCTCTAGCTACTCGCGTGACGAGGCGGCATTTCACAGAGCCCTGTTTCGACTGAGAGGATACATCGGAGAGCCTGTCACCAATCCACCATCTTGGACAGATGGAACCATTGGGCCACGTTCCCTCGACCCGCGTGTCATCGACTCATAACAAAGGTTAGGCACAAAAGAAATGTATTATCAGTCtgctgtctgtctgtctgtccaACCCTTCTATGTTGCCTTGTCCCACTCatccaccaaaaacaacTGAGGTATCACTGATGCAACGCGGCTAGAAACATAGAAACAAAGACCAAAGATACAATGATGAAAAATATGCCCAGAAAATATATGGCGGAAACCAATAGCATAAAACCCACGAATAAACGCCGATCCCATACTCTCCCACCAATCTCTGTATGCATCCTCACATGCTGGTATCACTAAACGGTTGTCGTCTCCAATATAAAGACAAtagaaaagcaaaaacaacaaaagaaaacaggaGTCATCCCACATCAGCTTAGGCGGTGCCGTTGGGCTTCATAGCTTTCTGCACCTCCCCAGTCTGAGCAGCCATCTTTCCAAACTGCCACTCCGGCAGTGTGATGCCAGTCTGCTCGTTGATAGTCGTCATGAGAGGTGGCAGCATCTGGTAGATGTTGCGCATGGCCGCCGTGCCATtggcagcaccaccctcaccaccagcctcagcACCAGTGTTCCAGATGCTGATCTTGGGAGCCATGCCCCGGACAGCCTCAGCGTTAgccttggccagctcgaCATAGGTACCCTTCTCAATCATCATGTACTGCAACAAGCCCTGAGGACCACCGAAAGCCTGGCTCATCTTGGCATACGCCTCCGCCATGGCCATCATACCCTCCGCAGTCTTGATGTCACCCGCAAGTCTACCCTCAGCCTGCTTCACCGCGGCATCAGTCCAAGCCTCGGCGTTCTGCCTCGTCTGGTACGCCGCCGCTTCAGTctcaaccttgaccttgtAGGCGGCACCCTCGGCAAGCTGCTTCGCCTTCTCGAAGTTGGCCTTGGCGTCAGCCTCGATCTCGTACGCAGCAGCGTCGGCAGCCTGCTGCTTGGCCTCGCGCTCAATGGtggccttgacaacctcggtCGCACGGAGACGCTGCAGCTCAGCCTCGGCGCGCTTGATCTCGACCTTGACCTTCAACTCCTCGTCCTGAGCCTCGACGCTGCGCTTGGCAGCCACGCGGGAGATCTCGACGTCGCGGTTGAGCTCGGCCTTGCGGGTGTCGAGGACGGCTTCGGCGGAGGCGCGCTCAATGTCGCGCTGTGTCTTGGCGACAGCGGTCTCGGCTTGGATCTTGGAGATCTCGCGCTCTTGTTCACCCTTGCGCTTGGATTCACCGACGTTACCCTTGAGCTGGGCCTCGGCGACGTCGATACGGGCCTGGTTAGTAGCACCCTCGTGAGCCTTCCTGCTCAAACTCTCAAAGTAGATCGAGTTTGGCGCATCCTTCAGCTCCTTGACGTTGGCGTTGTAAATCTTGAGACCAAACTGGTCCAACTCGCTCTTGATGTTGCGGAAAATCCTCCTCTTGAACACCTCTCTCTCGGTGAAAATCTCCTCCATCGTCATGCTGGACACCAGCACACGCGTCTCACCCTCGATAATACCCTTGACGATGTTCTCGAGGAAATCCTTGGTGCCGTCCTTCTTGGCGCCAGAATCAGCCAGGAGCATGGCGTACTTCATGAGCGAGTCCCCTTGGTCCTCGCGACCGGCAACATGGCCGTGGTTGTCGTAGTCATAGACTCCGttctcatcgtcctcgacgGGGGAGCCAGCGCTGCCGGCGCCGGAGACaccaggaggagcaggagactTGCCCTTCTTGTTAGCGCCGCGCTGGTTGACGTCGGGACCGACGGTGAAGACCACTGGGAGAAGGAACTGGAGTTTCTCCTTGGTCATGGCTTGAAGGTTCATGGCGTAGTCGTGGGGCTGCACGCTGAAGCGCATGCAGCGCTGGAAGGGCCATACCCAAGCGGCCTTGGTGATTTTGACTGGGGGTGCATGTTAGCGGCTGATCACCAAAACGCTTTAGTGATCGAAAACAAACCATTCTTGACTCCCATGCCAGTGATGGCAAGGTACTCATCGGGAGCGGCAATTCTGTAGGAGGCCATCTTGAcagtgttggtggtgagatgGAGTGGTCAGATGATTGGGGAAAAAGTCGCGAAAAGTTAATGGCCTTCAGTCGGTTATGTATGTGTGCGCTCTCTGGGCTGAGAGCTAAGGTTTGCGAAGGATTGAGTATGAAGTGGTCACGCTTGTGGTGGATGGATCTTTGTTGCGCCACTGCCAACTGCTGTTGATGGATGACAACTGGCAAATACACGTGGATAATATGGTGGATGATAATGAGGATATGGCTATGTTTGAAAACCGGGGTCAGCCTCTTCTTAAGTACAACGATGCACGGCAGCAAACCAGTGAACCAGACATCTACGAGCGACTCGCCAAGTACACACAGCCTTGCCAATACCGCCTAACGCAGGGTTCTCATTCAATAACACTGTGGATCATCTGATCTGGCATTCGGCTAACACGGCTATGCTGTCGCCACAAAGAGGTTAGCCCATTCTGCCTTGAACCTGGGGGTGTGGCTGTGTCACCGATAAGGGAAAGAGGTTTTCTCGTGGAATAATGCTCGGTGACAAGAATCTTGTCTCGGTGGCACCAATGACAGACGGAAGATGGATGCTGTTGCGAGAATGTTTGGCTGCTGGCGGGTTCTGGAAGAATTCCAAGCGCTGTCTGTTACTCACTGGGGAAAATGAGGGGTGGCACCGGTGATCCTCCGGGAATATGCACTGGAACATAGCGTTTCCGGGTCGCACCACTGCGGTTGCGGGAGAGCACAACGTGCTAGATTCTCGCTTCAGAATACCAAAAGTCGTCTCGGTGTTTGAGCCTGTGGATCCTTTTTACTTGACAACACTCGACCGAGCATAGTTCAGGAACCGAATCGTCAATCTGGAGGCCCGATTTCTGACCGACATGTCAGCCACAACCGTTGGACATCAAACCATGATGCCCACGGATAGGTAACCCATCTACATGCCAAGCCCCGTCCCGCCTGTACCTAGTAGTTCGTGTTACGGAATACCTATTTGGcaggtccttcttctcttggaTCAACATCGCCCCAAGCAGGAGATAGACGTCAGTCGGGATATCATGTGAGAAGAAATGACAAGGTCACAATCAGGCCGCAATTGAGCCCCGAGTCCCAAGATAGTTAACCCCGGCCCGCACACAAGATCCGCCGAGCCTGCAAGGCGCTACCTTAACCAACAATTCGGCAAGTTATAGCTCAGCCACACCCGCTTCCCCACACAGGCCGCCGTCATTGATTTTGGCGGGGTTACTTATCGCTATCACATTGCCCTCAAAGCCATCATCGCCAGGCACATTCTTGGATGGGAATCCGGCAGATTGTCAGCAAGGCTCAGCGACGCCTCGGTGGAAATTACATCACAGGTCACTGAAACGGGCGTTTTCGCACTGAATTCCGTTTGCACTCACGGTATCTTATCTATCACAACTCGCAAAAGCTCAGCGGTTAGGAGGCCCATTTTCCGCTGCGGGGATACGAGCTGCCGCATTTGACCTGACACAaatcacctcacctcccctgGGTGGCTGGGTATTGAATTTTGAGAGCATTTCCTTCTCCATCGAACTCACTGTAACCCACCACTCAAACCGACACACGAATCATACTCTCGGACTTGA
This genomic window contains:
- a CDS encoding hypothetical protein (CAZy:CBM52; EggNog:ENOG503P6FS; COG:S), whose translation is MAVKRVVAVLALATSFLATSILGEEQAKCGQASYYPSEYACYDNKTLCPITFSLPTKPCGGGCYSPEQYSCEDETIKDLPEATSPFTLTFSGVRKTFQNLNVKACGRYLAVGAKARECHACTAAGGTNCGTYQNSTVLLPGGQMASDVPGHQYWYINPTDGILRYTEALAGNASLWNATIPGKEFAGQNVKVYENGLFTWTREDATTHWWMACLVTLPGGAVGTARSWRIYAPTYVNMERGDCELGRIFSKAVDRKAGVYKYP
- a CDS encoding hypothetical protein (COG:U; COG:Z; EggNog:ENOG503NYSH) encodes the protein MASYRIAAPDEYLAITGMGVKNVKITKAAWVWPFQRCMRFSVQPHDYAMNLQAMTKEKLQFLLPVVFTVGPDVNQRGANKKGKSPAPPGVSGAGSAGSPVEDDENGVYDYDNHGHVAGREDQGDSLMKYAMLLADSGAKKDGTKDFLENIVKGIIEGETRVLVSSMTMEEIFTEREVFKRRIFRNIKSELDQFGLKIYNANVKELKDAPNSIYFESLSRKAHEGATNQARIDVAEAQLKGNVGESKRKGEQEREISKIQAETAVAKTQRDIERASAEAVLDTRKAELNRDVEISRVAAKRSVEAQDEELKVKVEIKRAEAELQRLRATEVVKATIEREAKQQAADAAAYEIEADAKANFEKAKQLAEGAAYKVKVETEAAAYQTRQNAEAWTDAAVKQAEGRLAGDIKTAEGMMAMAEAYAKMSQAFGGPQGLLQYMMIEKGTYVELAKANAEAVRGMAPKISIWNTGAEAGGEGGAANGTAAMRNIYQMLPPLMTTINEQTGITLPEWQFGKMAAQTGEVQKAMKPNGTA